ACTTGGTTGCCCGCGCTGCCTGATTGGCATGGTCAATGGTATCAAAAATCGCGATAGTGCCTAGCAAATTTTGGAAAATCGCATCTAAATTTGGCTGATAAGTCACCAAATCACTTGCAAGCCCCAAGAATCCTTCTGAAGATTCTAGTAAAGAGACTTGCTGTCCAGAAAGCTGACGTGGCTTAATAGTTGTTAGAGGTAAGAAGGTTGCCCGTCCTTGCCGTTTTTCTTTCAAAAATGCGATAGCTCGTTTAGCAGTCGCTTCATCTTCAACGATGACGTTTTGACTAGCACCGCCAAGAGCAATTTCCAAAGCCGTTTGGTAACGAGTATCAAAGGTCAATTGTTCACTGACTGCTCCAATAATTCCTCCTAAGCTTGGCGCCGCCTGTAAGACAGCCTTAACCCCTGCGTAGAAATTGGAATGATTTTTTAAAATAGCTTCTAAACTAGACTGGCGAGCCTGCTTACCTTTCAACTGATCCAGCAAATCAAACAAGCGACCTTGCTCAGCCTGATAAGCAGTCTGGACTTGATCCAATTCTGTTTTTTTGATCTGATAGCCCTCAAGTAACTGGCGTAAAACGTGATCAGCTTCTTCCAAACTTTTCCGACTCTTATCAAGTACTTCTTGAGCTATTTGTTTTTCCGTCTGTAAGCGTGCCAAGTCTTCCGATTTACTCTCAGAAAGACTGATTTGATTGGCAATATCCTGCTGAATCTTGGTCAGACGGTTTGAAGCTTCTGCCTCTTCCTGCATCAGAGCAACATACTGTTCGCGCAGATGATCTAAAACCTGATCAGGATCTTCTGAAAAGTAGGAAATTTCTTTGTCTACCGCAGCAATATCTTCTTTCAAGCTAGACAAGGAACTATCTAATTGCGCAAGTGTTTCTTGCTTTTGCTCAATCTGTTCTGCCAACTGCTCTCGTCGATTCAACAAGTTTTCCAAACGCGCCTGCGCTTCTTGACGACTTGATTCGTTTTGACTAGATTCCAGTTTATGGACCTCAATTTTTCGCTCTAAATCACTGATTAACTTGGTCAAATCCAACAGAACTGCCTGTTCACGCTCCAATTGTTCTGACAGGCGGTGGCGCTTCTCTTTCAAATTCTGATTTTCTTGCTCCAGCTCAGAACGCTGTTTGTAGTAGCTAGTCAATTCAGTTTTGACAGATTCTAGTTCGGCTTCTTTTTCCGATAACTTTTCCTTACCAAGCGACAACTGAGCCACCAAAACATCTAAGTATAATTCCTTACGTTGACCATCTAATTCTAGAAATTTCTTAGCAGTTTGTGCCTGTTTCTCCAATGGTTTGACCTGATTATCCAGTTCATAGATAATATCGTCCAAGCGGTCCAAATTCCCTTGAGCCTGAGCCAGCTTACTTTCTGTTTCTTTCTTACGGGTCTTGTATTTTAAGACCCCTGCCGCCTCTTCAAAAATTGCACGGCGTTCCTCAGGTTTTGAATTAAAAATGGCCTCAACCCGCCCTTGAGAAATAATAGAGAAAGAATCCCGACCCAAGCCAGTATCCATGAAAAGATCATGAATATCCCGTAGACGAACCTTTTTCCCATCAATCAAGTACTCACTATCACCAGAACGATAAATGTGGCGTTCAACCTTAATTTCCTTAGCCTTATCCGCGATAAATCCGCTAGAATTATCCAAGGTCACGACTACCGAGGCATAGTTAAGAGCCTTACGGCTTTCCGTTCCTGCAAAGATAACATCTGGCATCTTGCCTCCACGTAAGCTTTTAGCAGACGACTCTCCCAAGGCCCAACGTAGACTTTCTGTAATATTGGACTTGCCAGAACCATTCGGCCCTACAACAGCAGTCACTCCACGGTCAAAGACGACTTTGGTCTTATCCGCAAAGGACTTAAAGCCCTGCATTTCAATTGATTTTAGATACATACCTATCCTCTAGCCTCCACAGCATTTTTGGCGGCGGCTTGTTCAGCTAATTTCTTAGAGCGACCACGACCACGACCAATCACACGCTGATCAGCAGATACCTCCACTTCAAAGGTCTTATCATGGGCAGGACCAGACTCAGCTATTACTTGATACGAAATAGCAATCTCACCATTGACCTGCAAAATTTCCTGCAAAGCAGTCTTATAGTCGGTCACGCGCTCAAAATTCCCTTTTTCTAAACGAGGAATCATGACCTTATGGATAAATTCCTCCACGGTCTTTTCCCCTTTGTCCAATAGCAGAGCTCCTAAGAACGCCTCGAAAGCATCTCCTAAAATAGTATCGCGATTTCGTCCTCCAGACTTCTCTTCCCCCTTACCAAGACGAAGAAACCGATCAAAACCACAAGCACGTGAAAAACCAGCCAAAGACTCCTCACGTACAAAGGTCGAACGCAACTTGGACATCTCACCTTCGGGTCTATCAGGATATTTTTGATAGAGATATTTGGAAATCATCAACTGGAGAACAGCGTCTCCTAAAAATTCCAAGCGCTCATTATGTGAAATTTTTAGAAGGCGATGCTCATTGGCATAAGAAGTATGGGTAAAAGCCGTTTCTAATAAATTCAAATCCGAAAAATCAATCCCAAAATCAGCCAATAATTTTGCATGTAAATCTTTCATCTATATGCTCCTTTCTAACTTAAACGAAATAGATGGTTTACATTTACTCCGTCCTAACATTATACCATATTTTCCACTGGACTTCTCTTGTCAACTAAGTTTCAGCCAGCACCTCTCCACATCTTTTTGCAAACATTTACATATTCATCAGATTTCGATAAAATGGAAGAAAAAAGAAAAATGTTAACATGCAAAATAAGACAAAACCACTCAATACATCCCTGCTCTCCTTCATCCAGTTCATCGGAGCTATTTTAGTCATCGCCCTCCATTGCCGCAGATTATTTGAAGCAGACCAGTTCCACTTCATCCAAAAATCCATCTTTAGCCGCATGGTCGTTCCCTACTTCATGGTCACAGCCAGCTTCTTCCTCCGACGTAACTATCCCAGCCTCTCCAAACAATACCTGATCCGCTACAGCAAACAATACCTGACCTGGTCCATCCTCTACCTCCCCTTCTACCTCATCTACCTAACACTCCAAGAAATCCCCTTCCCCTACTATCCCCTCGCACTCCTAGTCGGACTGACCTACACCGGCACCAGCTACCAACTCTGGTACATGCCCGCTTTCTTTCTAGGTCTTGTCCTCGTTCATTTTTCCTTGGAGAAATGGGGCTGGCGCATCACAGGTTGTCTAGCCTGCCTTCTCTATCTCCTAGGCTCAGTCGAAACCTACTCCTCCTACCTGGCAGAATCGATTTTCCTGACCGCATTTGACAGCTACAAAACCTTCTTTTTCACCAGCCGCAACGGCCTCTTCTACGCACCGATTTTTGTCCTGACAGGCTTTTATCTAGCCGACAAACTCAATCAACCCATTTTCCAATACAGACAAAAAAACAAACTACTTGTCTGCATAGCTCTTTTAACTTTTGAGGCTACAATCATCTATCTCAATCAGGGCTACGACAAGAACTTTCTATTTAGCCTGATTCCATTCACAGCCTATCTAGTCGCCTGGACTCTAACCACAGACCTCTTCCGCCAGAAAAAATTCCAATTTCTCAAAGAATACGCCAGCTATTATTATTTTATCCATGTTATCCCAGTCGAAATCAGCTTTTTCTTCCTAGAAACTAGTGCCCTGACCAAAATACAGCAAGGTTGGTTAGTCTTCCTTATCACCATCATCACTTGCCAACTGCTCAGCTGGTTAATCATTAATACTCAATGAAAATCAAAAACAGACTAGCTCCAACAGTCTGGGAATAGACTGTTGGAGGTCGGAAATTAGACGAACTTGGTTCGTGACCGTAAGATGCGGATAGAACTGAAGTTCATCAAATCAAGTCAACAACGTCTGATTTTGATTTTCGAAGAGTATAAGCACAAAAGAACCTTGTAAGACTTAACTTACAAGGCTTTTTTACAAATCAAAATCCTCTTTCAACTTATCAATCACCTGTTGGAGTAAATCCCGATTGACACTGTATTTGACATTCTTGTCTTTGGCATTAAAGAGAAGCAGGTCGCCGTTAATCAGCTTTTGAGTGTGGAAGGATACTGCTGCCCCTGTAATAGCCAATCGCTCTGCAATATCCTTGCTCTTGGCATGGGGCTTGGTCAACTCCACCAAGACCTGATAACGCGTGCTATCACTGATGACTTTAAGAGCCGTTGTCAAATCATCCAGATCTAGCTCGTCATTTGAGAGCATTATCTGATCAATTCGACAGGAAGCCAGCAAAGCAACTTTCATATTGTCAAATTGTTCATTACCATAATAAGCAAACCAATAATTCCAAGGACTGAGGACGAAGAATTGGGCAGTTTCCACTCCTAAAGCATCCAAGCCAGTCATGGACAACTGCTTGGACTCTCGATAGAGTTTTTCAATGTCAAATTCCTGAGCAAATTCTTCCCTCTCTGCCCTTGCCTCTTCAAAGTAAGGCTGATAGATTGGAAGCAGCTTGTCTAAGAGAGTGACAGACCGCTCAACAGTTTCCAAAGGATTGCGAATAGCCAGTGACCAGTACCACTTCTCTGCTGGCTTTTTATCCGTTTTTTCCAAGAGTTCCATGAGGCTGAGGTCTTTCTCGCGATGTCCGTCATTTTCAGACGCCAACATGGTCCGCATGGCCTCTTCTACTTCTTCTTGAGACAGCTTTACAATCAACTGACAGGCTTCCTCAATCGTTTTTGGATCCTGCCCATCATTCAAGAGATAGAAATAAAGACTATGCAAAATGTTAAAGATATGACCCCAAACAAAGACCTCGTTGACTTCCTGACGAAAATCTGTCAACTTTTCTTCAATCTCATCACGAATGTCCAAGGCATCTTTGAGAATGTCTCTCTCTTTTTGTGACAAATCCACCTCAAACGGCTCCTCACGCTCCTTAACAATCAAGGGAATAAAGAACTTTTCGACAATCTCGCTTCTATAATCTCGGTAATCTAATTTCATACGCATACTTTCTAAACTTGAGCTACTTCATTTTTAGGTTTATGACCCACAAGAATAGTATAGCCTACTAGCCCCACAGAAAGCAAGAGGAAGATAAGGGAGATGCTTGTGACAGACAAAAGTGTCACCATCAGAGCTACCAAGGCTTGACCTGCAAGCATGCCAATATTAAATATAGTCCCCATTCCTGCATTGATTGTCGCCAATTTATCCTCTGGCAATTCATTCATTATCAGGGCATACAATTTTGGATTGATAATACCAGCCGTCATGGTATTGAGTAAGATAACTACCATTACAATATAGATATTATGAAAGTAAAATCCGACAAACAGCATGACCGACAAACCTGTACAAAATTTGAGCAGGTTGGATAAGCTGACATGTTTGAAGAAAGCCATGCCTAAACTAGAACCAAGGATGTAGCCGACAGAAAAGAGATTAAAGACCAAGGCAAGAGTTATTCCAGAATTGACAATCACGAAGTCTGGAAATTCCTTCATAGCCAGGATAACCAAGGGAGATACGGCACTAATAACCGTATTGATACCCGCAATGGTCAGAATAGAAGTCTTTAGTACAGGGATGTTTTGAATGGCTTGATAAGATTCTTTTAGGCTCTGACCGACTCCTTTGATAAGGCCTGCTTCTGTTTCAGTTTGTTCAACTTCTTGGATAGGATTTTCTTTCAACAACTTGGCAAAAGCTGGACGAAGACCTGACATAATCGCAAGACTGACCAAGAAGGTCCCTGCATTGAAAAAGGCGAGATTCTGGTAAGACATGAAGCCGATGAGAATAGCACCGCTAGATCGAAAGACAATCATCAAGATGCCGCCCACGGTATTCTTAAAAGCCATGGCTGTTTCACGGTCTTCTGCTGCAACAACCCGCAGGCTAAGTGGCATATAAAGACCGTTTTCATATTGGCCAGCCAAGTCAGACAGGAAATTCACCATACAAACGACTGCTACAATCCAGAGAGCTGGTGTAAATCCCATTAGGAAGCCAACAAGTGCATATAAACCGAAACGTACAACTAAGGTAGCTAGAATGGTATCCAATTTGTTTTTTGTCCGATCAGCCCAGATTCCCATAAAAAGTCCCGACAAGATTGGCAGAGTTTCAGAAACCGTAATCATAGCCAGAGCAAACTTGGTATCTGGTAGAAACAGGACATAGTTCATCAGAGCTAGATAGTAAAGCGTATCTCCAAAGTTGGAAATCACATCTGCTAGGTAACTGAACAAGAATATTTTATTACAGATAATTTTTTTCACAAGCGATTTTCCTTCTAGTAGTCAAATTTTTCTATCTATGCACTAGCTACAATCTTTTCAGGATTTTTTCCTGTAAAAATGCTATATCCCAACAATCCCACAGAAAGCAAGAGGAAGATAAGGGAAATACTGGTCGGAGACAAGAACATTACCATCAATGACACCAAGGCTTGACCTGCTACCATACCAATCTGACAGAAGGCATCAATCCCTCCACCAACTGTCGCCAATTTATCCTCTGGCAATTCATTCATAACCAGAGCACCCATTTTCGGATTGAAAATTCCCAAAGTCATTGCCGTTACGAAGAGAACAGCTAGCACCATATAGATATTGTGAAGAAAAATCCCTGAAAAAAGTAAGACTGGCATAAGAGTAGAGAACTTGAGCAGGTTGATTAGACTGACATTTTTAAAGGCTGCCATCCCCACGCTTGAACCCAAAATACTACCAACTGAGAAGAGAATGGAAATCAAAGCCACCGTTGTCCCCGCATTGACAATTACAAAATCTGAAAACTCCTTCATATTTAAAACCACCAAGGGAGAGAGAGCTGTAAAGATGGCATTCAAGCTAGCAATGGTGATGATTGACGCTTTAAGTACGGGAATATTCTGCACAGCTTGGTAGGATTCTTTGAGGCTCTGACCAATTCCTTTGACAATCCCAGCTTCAGTTTCTACTTGCTCGGCCTGCTGGATAGGATTTTCTTTCAGTAATTTAGCAAAAGCTGGACGAAGAATTGCCATAATAGCCAGACTAACCAAGAAGGTACCAGCATTGAAGAAGGCAAGTTGTTGATAAGACATAAATCCGATCAGGATGGCTCCGCTGGCTTGAAATGCAATCTGAAAGAGTGATTTGACTGTCATTTTGAAGGCCATGGCTGTTTCGCGATCCTCTGCTGCCACAACCCGCAGGCTGACAGGCAGATAAAGACCATTTTCATATTGACCTGCCAAATCAGACAAGAAGTTGATGACACATACGACTGCTACAATCCAGAGAGCTGGGGCAAAGCCCATTAAGAGACCAACAAGGGTATACAGGCCGACACGAACCAGCAGGGTTGCAAGAATGGTATCCAATTTATTTTTCGTCTTATCTGCCCAAATCCCGATAAAGAGACCTGCCAAAATCGGCAAAGTTTCAGAAGCCGTAATCATAGCCAAGGCAAACTTGGTATCTGGTAGAAACAGGACATAGTTCATCAAAGCCAGATAGTAAAGCGTATCTCCAAAGTTAGAAATCAAGTCTGCCACAAAGCTAGATAGAAATAATTTATTGTTGACTAGTTTTTTCATAAACATCTCCTTAAACTTAGATTAAATATTTGTTTAATATTATTTTACACTTTATTTAAATAAAGTCAATACTTAATTTTATAAAAATTAAATATTTTTTAAGCATTTGTTTAATTTTTGTTCCATCTGACTTTTTCTTGACAAGATTAGCACAGTTTGTTATAGTATTGTTCGGGCACCTCTTTTGAGAGGTCGGAGAAAAGGCTCCCTAGTTTTAGGGAGCTATTTTTGTTTTTCCCAGAGAAAATTACACATTTGGAGGACTTATTGGATGAAGAAAATCGCATTTGATTCAAATAAATATTTGAATTTGCAACGTGACCATATTTTAGAACGAATTGCTCAGTTTGAAGGCAAGCTCTATATGGAATTTGGCGGAAAAATGCTGGAAGATTTCCACGCAGCCCGTGTTTTACCTGGCTATGAACCAGATAACAAAATCAAACTCCTCCAAGAGTTGAAAGACCAAGTAGAAATCGTCATCGCCATCAATGCCAGTAATATCGAACATTCTAAGGCACGTGGCGACTTGGGTATTTCTTATGACCAAGAAGTCTTCCGCTTGATTGACACCTTCAATGATATTGATATTTATGTTGGTTCTGTCGTCATTACCCAATACCGCAACCAACCAGCTGCGGATGCCTTCCGCAAGCAGTTGGAAAAACATGGTATCAAGTCCTATCTCCACTACCCAATCAAAGGCTATCCTTCTGATATTGACCACATCATCTCACCAGAAGGTATGGGCAAAAATGACTACATCGAAACCAGTCGCAATCTCGTCGTTGTTACCGCACCTGGACCTGGTTCAGGTAAATTGGCGACTTGTATCTCCCAACTTTACCACGACCAACTGCACGGCGTAACATCAGGCTATGCTAAGTTTGAAACCTTCCCTGTCTGGAACTTGCCTCTCCACCACCCAGTCAACCTGGCCTATGAGGCGGCAACTGCCGACCTGGACGACCTCAACATGATCGACCCCTTCCACCTGCAAACCTACGGCAAAACTGCGGTCAACTACAACCGTGACATCGAAGTATTCCCTGTCCTCAACCGTACCTTTGAACGTATTTTGAACAAATCACCATATGCCTCACCGACAGACATGGGGGTCAACATGGTGGGCTACTCCATCGTAGACGAAGAGGCTGCGATCGAAGCATCCAAGCAAGAAATCATCCGCCGCTACTACCAGACCTTGGTTGATTTCAAGGCAGAGCGGGTGAGCGAGCAAGCAGTTAAAAAGATTGAGCTCCTCATGAATGAAGTCGGTGTGACACCAGCCGATCGTAAGGTTGTTATCGCTGCGCGCGAAAAAGCAGAGCTGACAACTAGCCCTGCCCTTGCTATTCAGTTGCCAACTGGAGAGATTGTAACAGGTAAAACATCAGACCTCCTCAAACCAACTGCAACTGTTCTTCTCAATGCCATCAAGCAAATCGCACAAATCGATGATGAAACACTTCTCATCGAACCAAATTACATCCGCCCAATTCAAGAATTGAAGGCAGATTATCTGGATAAAACCAATACACGACTCGATGCAAGTGAGATTCTTAACGCCCTTGCCATCACTGCACAAGACAGCCCTCTTGCAGCGAGTGCCATGAAAGAATTAGGGCAATTAAATGGTAGCGAAGCCCATTCGACTGTTATCCTATCCGATGAAGATAAGAGTGTCCTTCGTAAGCTTGGGATCAATTTAACATTTGATCCAATTTACCAACACAATAAGTTTTATCAGAAAAACTAAGCACAAAAATAGACTTGCCTCGGCAAGTCTATTTTTGTTATAGAAAAAACAAGGATATTTCTACCCCTGTTTTCCCTTTTTATCTATTAGTTGAAATCAACATACTCTTTTTGAAGTTCAAGAACTTCTTCTGCCGTTGCACATTCTGTCAAGGCACGGTGAGCATATTCTTCCATCTTAGCTGTATCAAGTTTCTTCATAAGGCTACGTGTACGAAGTACAGATGTTGCACTCATAGAGAACTCATCCAAGCCCATACCTACAAGAAGTGGAACAGCTTGTTGGTCACCAGCCATCTCACCACACATACCAGCCCATTTGCCTTCTGCATGCGCAGCCTTGATAACGTTGTTGATCAAGCGAAGGATTGATGGGTTGTATGGTTGGTAGAGGTATGAAACTTGCTCGTTCATACGGTCTGCAGCCATTGTGTACTGGATAAGGTCGTTCGTACCGATTGAGAAGAAGTCAACTTCTTTTGCAAATTGGTCTGCAAGCATTGCTGCTGCAGGGATTTCAATCATGATACCAACTTGGATATCATCTGCAACTGCTACACCTTCAGCCAACAAGTTTGCTTTTTCTTCTTCAAGGATTGCTTTTGCTGCACGGAATTCAGTCAACAAGGCAACCATTGGGAACATGATACGAAGTTTACCATGTACAGATGAACGAAGAAGGGCACGCAACTGAGTACGGAACATTTGGTTGCCGGTCTCAGAGATAGAGATACGAAGGGCACGGAAACCAAGGAATGGGTTCATTTCGTGTGGAAGGTCGAAGTAAGGAAGCTCCTTATCACCACCAATATCCATTGTACGAACCACAACAGGCTTGCCATTCATACCTTCAAGAACAGCCTTGTAAGCTTCGTATTGCTCATCTTCTGTTGGGAAGTCTTGCGAATCCATGTACAAGAATTCTGTACGGTAAAGACCAACTGCTTCAGCACCGTTATCGTTTACACCTTCAACGTCTTTTGGTGTACCGATGTTTGCTGCCAATTCAAAGTGTTTGCCGTCAGCTGTAACTGTTTGAGCATCTTTCAAAAGAGCCCATTCAGCTTTTTGCTTAGCATAGGCTTCACCAGCTGCTTTAAATTCTGCAATCACTTCTTCAGAAGGGTTAATCACTACATCACCTGTGATACCGTTAACAGCCAATACATCACCGTCTTTAACGATTTCAGTAATGTTATTTGTACCCAAAACAGCAGCAATTTCAAGTGTACGAGCCATGATAGCTGAGTGACTTGTACGACCACCAATGTTCGTTACAAAAGCTTTTACAAACTGTTTGTTTAATTGCGCTGTATCTGAAGGTGTCAAGTCATGCGCGATAACGATTGACTCTTCGTCGATAGTTGCTGGGTTTGGCAAGCGAACACCAAGCAAGTGTGCCAACACACGTTTTGCTACGTCACGAATATCTGCAGCACGCTCTTGCATGTATGGGTTATCTTCCATACCTTCAAAGATAGCGATAAACATATCCGTAACTTCTTTCAAACCAGTCTCAGCGTTTGTTTTCTTCGCACGAATTGTTTCCTTAATCTGACCAATCATTTCTGGGTCAGCAAGAACCATCAAGTGTGCATCAAATACGGCTGCGGCCTCTTCACCTAGGCTAGCTACTGCGTTCTCACGAATAACAGAAAGCTCGTTTTGAGATGCTTCTAGAGCAGCATCCAAACGAGCTTCCTCTGCATTTGTATCTTCAACTGTAACAGTTTCGAAGGACAAATCTGGCTGAACGAGTAGATATGCCTTAGCAACAGCAACACCATCTGATGCTGCGATTCCTTTAAGCATTTCTGTCATATTCTTATGCCAATCCTTCTTTTTCCATTGTTTCAGTGATAGCTGCGATTGCGTCGTCAGCATCAGCACCTTCAGCAGAGATTGTTACGTCAGCGCCTTGACCAACACCAAGACTCATAACACCCATGATAGATTTAAGGTTAACAGACTTTTCTTTGTAGTTCAAAGTGATGTCTGAAGCAAACTTACTAGCTGTTTGCACAAGCAAAGTTGCCGGACGTGCGTGGATACCTGTTTCTGCCACAATGTGGAAGTCTTTTGAAGCCATATTTGGATTCTCCTTTATTTTTACAAAATTGTGAGTTATTTGTGATAACCCTTACAAAGGACATTATACCACTTTTTGAAATCATTTTCAAGATTTTTTTACCTTTCTTTCATGTTTCTGTCATAAAAAGAGAGGTTCATTTTACTTTTTCTTCATTAAATAGAATCTATTAGAACTTCTGAAAATTGACTAGTAGATAGATGAGCAACGTCCAAAATTTTAGCAAAATCAAGCGTAACATTTTTATTTATAAAAGCGTCTTCCAAGGCCTGAATAATCAAAGTTGCCGCTTCTTTCCAGCCTATATATTCCAACATCATACAAGCCGAAAGCAAGAGGGAACATGGATTAGCCAGATCCTTTCCTGCAATATCAGGAGCAGTTCCATGTGTCGCTTCAAAGATAGCATGACCTGTCTGATAATTAATGTTAGCACCTGGTGAGATGCCTATTCCTCCGACCTGTGCCGCAAGAGCATCTGATGCATAATCTCCATTTAGATTTGTAAGAGCAACCACTTGGAAGTTTTCCGGCGCCAATAAAATCTGCTGCAGAAAGTTATCCGCAATAATGTCATTTACTACCAAAGTCCCCTCTGCAAGTTCTGTAGCAAATTCTTCTTTCGCCAATTCATAACCCCACTTGCGGAAACCGCCTTCTGTAAACTTTTGAATATTTCCCTTATGAACTAAGGTCACTATCTTCAGTTGATGTTCTAAGGCATATTCTATTGCAGAGCGAATGAGGCGTTTACTCCCTTCTTCCGAAATCGGTTTGATACCAATACTTGAAGATTCTGGAAAACGAATATTTACCACTCCCATTTCTTCTTGCAGAAAGGAAATGACTTTGGCAACTTCATCTGAACCAGCCTCCCATTCAATACCTGCATAAATATCTTCTGTATTTTCACGAAAAATAGTAATATCTGTCTTTCCAGGCTCTTTCAGCGGACTTGGCACTCCCTTAAAATAGCGAATCGGGCGCACACAGGCATACAAATC
This region of Streptococcus suis genomic DNA includes:
- a CDS encoding ArsR/SmtB family transcription factor, which codes for MKLDYRDYRSEIVEKFFIPLIVKEREEPFEVDLSQKERDILKDALDIRDEIEEKLTDFRQEVNEVFVWGHIFNILHSLYFYLLNDGQDPKTIEEACQLIVKLSQEEVEEAMRTMLASENDGHREKDLSLMELLEKTDKKPAEKWYWSLAIRNPLETVERSVTLLDKLLPIYQPYFEEARAEREEFAQEFDIEKLYRESKQLSMTGLDALGVETAQFFVLSPWNYWFAYYGNEQFDNMKVALLASCRIDQIMLSNDELDLDDLTTALKVISDSTRYQVLVELTKPHAKSKDIAERLAITGAAVSFHTQKLINGDLLLFNAKDKNVKYSVNRDLLQQVIDKLKEDFDL
- a CDS encoding MFS transporter — translated: MKKIICNKIFLFSYLADVISNFGDTLYYLALMNYVLFLPDTKFALAMITVSETLPILSGLFMGIWADRTKNKLDTILATLVVRFGLYALVGFLMGFTPALWIVAVVCMVNFLSDLAGQYENGLYMPLSLRVVAAEDRETAMAFKNTVGGILMIVFRSSGAILIGFMSYQNLAFFNAGTFLVSLAIMSGLRPAFAKLLKENPIQEVEQTETEAGLIKGVGQSLKESYQAIQNIPVLKTSILTIAGINTVISAVSPLVILAMKEFPDFVIVNSGITLALVFNLFSVGYILGSSLGMAFFKHVSLSNLLKFCTGLSVMLFVGFYFHNIYIVMVVILLNTMTAGIINPKLYALIMNELPEDKLATINAGMGTIFNIGMLAGQALVALMVTLLSVTSISLIFLLLSVGLVGYTILVGHKPKNEVAQV
- a CDS encoding MFS transporter; the protein is MKKLVNNKLFLSSFVADLISNFGDTLYYLALMNYVLFLPDTKFALAMITASETLPILAGLFIGIWADKTKNKLDTILATLLVRVGLYTLVGLLMGFAPALWIVAVVCVINFLSDLAGQYENGLYLPVSLRVVAAEDRETAMAFKMTVKSLFQIAFQASGAILIGFMSYQQLAFFNAGTFLVSLAIMAILRPAFAKLLKENPIQQAEQVETEAGIVKGIGQSLKESYQAVQNIPVLKASIITIASLNAIFTALSPLVVLNMKEFSDFVIVNAGTTVALISILFSVGSILGSSVGMAAFKNVSLINLLKFSTLMPVLLFSGIFLHNIYMVLAVLFVTAMTLGIFNPKMGALVMNELPEDKLATVGGGIDAFCQIGMVAGQALVSLMVMFLSPTSISLIFLLLSVGLLGYSIFTGKNPEKIVASA
- the rnc gene encoding ribonuclease III, with protein sequence MKDLHAKLLADFGIDFSDLNLLETAFTHTSYANEHRLLKISHNERLEFLGDAVLQLMISKYLYQKYPDRPEGEMSKLRSTFVREESLAGFSRACGFDRFLRLGKGEEKSGGRNRDTILGDAFEAFLGALLLDKGEKTVEEFIHKVMIPRLEKGNFERVTDYKTALQEILQVNGEIAISYQVIAESGPAHDKTFEVEVSADQRVIGRGRGRSKKLAEQAAAKNAVEARG
- a CDS encoding acyltransferase family protein; the protein is MQNKTKPLNTSLLSFIQFIGAILVIALHCRRLFEADQFHFIQKSIFSRMVVPYFMVTASFFLRRNYPSLSKQYLIRYSKQYLTWSILYLPFYLIYLTLQEIPFPYYPLALLVGLTYTGTSYQLWYMPAFFLGLVLVHFSLEKWGWRITGCLACLLYLLGSVETYSSYLAESIFLTAFDSYKTFFFTSRNGLFYAPIFVLTGFYLADKLNQPIFQYRQKNKLLVCIALLTFEATIIYLNQGYDKNFLFSLIPFTAYLVAWTLTTDLFRQKKFQFLKEYASYYYFIHVIPVEISFFFLETSALTKIQQGWLVFLITIITCQLLSWLIINTQ
- the smc gene encoding chromosome segregation protein SMC: MYLKSIEMQGFKSFADKTKVVFDRGVTAVVGPNGSGKSNITESLRWALGESSAKSLRGGKMPDVIFAGTESRKALNYASVVVTLDNSSGFIADKAKEIKVERHIYRSGDSEYLIDGKKVRLRDIHDLFMDTGLGRDSFSIISQGRVEAIFNSKPEERRAIFEEAAGVLKYKTRKKETESKLAQAQGNLDRLDDIIYELDNQVKPLEKQAQTAKKFLELDGQRKELYLDVLVAQLSLGKEKLSEKEAELESVKTELTSYYKQRSELEQENQNLKEKRHRLSEQLEREQAVLLDLTKLISDLERKIEVHKLESSQNESSRQEAQARLENLLNRREQLAEQIEQKQETLAQLDSSLSSLKEDIAAVDKEISYFSEDPDQVLDHLREQYVALMQEEAEASNRLTKIQQDIANQISLSESKSEDLARLQTEKQIAQEVLDKSRKSLEEADHVLRQLLEGYQIKKTELDQVQTAYQAEQGRLFDLLDQLKGKQARQSSLEAILKNHSNFYAGVKAVLQAAPSLGGIIGAVSEQLTFDTRYQTALEIALGGASQNVIVEDEATAKRAIAFLKEKRQGRATFLPLTTIKPRQLSGQQVSLLESSEGFLGLASDLVTYQPNLDAIFQNLLGTIAIFDTIDHANQAARATKFQVRMVTMDGAEIRPGGSFAGGSNRNNSTTFIKPELDALLGEIAELSSQLQEQESLVAAKKTSLDQTREALETIKAEGEEARLNQQSARIHQEQAENSLVQLSAQYDLQMSQVSPTILTELEEAAAKEEVNVQALNEKKLALDQQINQVRDNRDSIQESLQKLQTQKGQLTLEQAELTSQLRFEQTDLRRLQEEKVVADKEISLLEDMIDQKLEALEDTSIEILEEQLQAASDKQNQTNQILIRLKFELEDIDGQFEDLEERLQQARTKNDDLIRKQAKLEADCEQAGDKLRTLLGNLTEHFKLSFEAAQSQAKEVENLAVAEQSLKDLERAIRALGPVNLDAIEQYDEVNNRLTFLNEQRTDILSARDLLLNTIHEMDDEVKERFKVTFEAIRESFKQTFRQMFGGGSADLILTEQDILTAGVEISVQPPGKKIQSLNLMSGGEKALSALALLFSIIRVKTIPFVILDEVEAALDEANVKRFGDYLNRFDKDSQFIVVTHRKGTMAAADAMYGVTMQESGVSKIVSVKLKDVDTFTD